TGAACCAGATGGGGCTGTTTGCGCCCGGCAGCATCAAGGTGACGGCCGCGCAGCCGCCGCCGCTGCCGGACGTGCCCGAGTGGGAGATGAAAGAGCGCCTGCGTGCCGAGCGTGATGCCATCGGCTTCTTCATCACCGGACACCCGCTCGACAAGTACGTCCGCGACCTGAAGCGCTTCGCCGACGCCACCACCGCCAATCTGCGCAGCCGCGCGCACCAGGAAAAGGTCAAGCTCGGCGGCGTCATCCTCACGCGCAAGCTGAAGAACAGCCGCAAAGGCGACCGCTACGCCACCCTCAGCCTGGAAGACCAGTGGGGAATGGTCGAGGTGATTGCGTGGCCGGAGACGTACCGGCGGTGCGAGAGCGCCATCCATTCCGACGAGCCGGTGTTTGTGACTGGCACGCTCGAGCTCAGCGAGGAGCGCTGTCAGGTCATCGCCGACGAGGTATCGGTGTTGCTGGAGGCGCGCGAAAAGGCAGCCAAGGAAGTGCATTTTGCGTTGCAGGCCGAGCGTCTCAGCGACGAGCGCCTCCGCACGCTGCGCCAGACGCTGACACAGCACCACGGTCCGTGCAGCGCCTTCCTCCATCTGCTGCTGCCCAACCGGACGGAAACCGTGATCGCGTTGCCGGCTGAGTTGAAAGTCGCACCGACCGAGCGCATGCTGGAAGACGTGGATCGCTTGTTCGGCGATGGGGTGACTTCATTCCTGTAGAGTCCAACGAACGCGGCAGGCGACGCCGCGGGTCACAGGCGCAGCAGCCCGCGCATACGTATAGCGGCGACAAGACGCTCACCGAGCGCGCCGTGCTGGTCGGCACCATACGTGCGGGCGACAGCCTGCTCAGCGGCGAGGAATCTCTCGCCGAGTTGGAGCGGTTGGCTGGGACCGCCGGCGTCACCGTGATGGCGAAGGCGCTCCAGACGCTGCGCCGCATTCACCCCGCAACCTTCATCGGATCGGGCAAGGTCGAAGAAGTTCGCCAGTTGATCGAGGAGCGCGGCGCCAACGTCACGATGTTCGACGATGCCCTGTCTCCGGCGCAGCAGCGCAATCTGGAGAGCGCCCTGCGTGTCAAGGTGGTCGACCGCAGCCAGCTCATCCTCGACATCTTCGCGCAGCGCGCCCACAGCCTCGCGGGCAAGCTGCAGGTGGAGCTGGCGCAGCTGCAGTACCTGCTCCCCCGCCTGACGCGGCAGTGGCAGCATCTGTCGCGTCTGGGCGGCGGTGTCGGGACACGCGGTCCGGGTGAGACGCAGTTGGAGGTCGACCGCCGCCGTGTGCGCGAGCGCATCGCCGCACTGCGCCGTCGCCTGGGCGAAGTCGCGCGCACGCGTCGCCTGCACCGGGAAAGCCGCGCCCAGGTGCCGTATGCGATGGTGGCGCTGGTCGGCTACACCAACTCGGGCAAATCGACCCTGATGAACCGCCTCACAGCCGCCGGTGTGTTGGTGGAGGACAAGCTGTTCGCCACCCTCGATCCCACCGTGCGCCGGCTGAACCTGCCGAGCGGCGCCGTGGCGCTGTTGATCGACACGGTGGGATTCATCAACAAGCTGCCGCACGGCTTCGTCGACGCCTTCAAGAGCACGCTGGAAGAGGTGCGTACCGCGGACCTCTTGCTGCACGTCGTCGACGCCAGCAGCGAGCACGCGGTGGAACAGACGCGGGTGGTGGAACAGGTGCTGGGCGAACTCGGGGCGGGCAAGACGCCCCGCATCACGGTCCTCAACAAGATCGATGTGCTGCCTCCAGGGCACCGGCCGTTTGGCAGCGAGCTGGCGAGCTGCCCCATCTCGGCGCGCTCCGGCGACGGCGTCGCCGAGCTGTTGCAGGCCATTGACGGGGCATTGCAGGCCGGGCGGGAGCGCTTGCACATCCGTATTCCCGCCACGCGTGGTGACTTGGTGGCGCGCCTGCACCAGGGCGGCACGGTGTTGCGTGAGGAGTACGAGGACGGCCAAGTGGAGGTGACGGCGCTGGTGCCGCCGAAGCTGGCCGGCCAGGTGCGCAAAGCCGTCGGCCGGCAGCAGTTGACAGCCGGCGGACAAATGGGTCAAAGCCTGCCGGAATGACACGGCTTGTGGCTGTCCGCCGGGCCCCCGGTTCGGCAAAGCGCGCGATGCGAGGGTGGGCCTCACGATGCTGACGTTGCCGAACTTCCTCACCCTGCTGCGGATCATCGCCATCCCGGTCTTTCTCATCCTGGTCAACGACCACCACTATGCGGCAGGGATGGTGCTGTTTGTCGCGGCGGGGATCACCGACACCATCGATGGGGTGATTGCGCGGTTGACCGATAGCAAGAGTGCGCTCGGTGCCACCTTGGATCCGTTGGCGGACAAGCTGCTGCTGATCAGCTCGTTCGTGGTCCTGACGTGGGTCGGGGTCATTCCGGCGTGGCTCATGATTCTGGTGCTGACGCGGGACGTGGTCATACTCACCGGCTATCTCGCCATCTACTTTGTCAGCACGCCGATGGAGTTGAATCCGACGCCGGTCAGTAAGCTGAACACTTTTCTGGAGATGACGGTGATCGGCTTTGCGCTGCTGACCTTGGCGCGACCCGACATTCCGATGGCGCGTGTCAACCTGGTCACGTGGTACCTCACCGCGGCCACCATCACCATTTCGGGCGTGCACTATGTCTACAGCGGCTTGCTGTGGTATCAGCGACAAGGGACAGTGAGCGTGACCGAAGCATCCAAGCGGGGAAGGGAAACGGCCTGATGGTGAGAAGACTGCTCCTGACCGCCCTCGCAATGAGTGTCGTGTCGCCGGCCTGTGGCGAGGTCACGGCGAGTCAGGTGGTGAGCCAAGTACGCCAGCTCGCACAGACGACGCGCAAGTGGGGCGACCGCGAGCAACGGTTGAAGCTGCGCATCGTCGATCGACGCGGCGGTGAGCGGACGCGCGACCTCGTCATTTTCATGAAGAAGTATCCGGACGATCGGAACCGCACCATTCTCTTCTTCGAGTCGCCACCGGAGGTGAAAGGTGTCGGCCTCCTCCAATGGGGCGACTCGCACGCCAAGGACGAGCAGTGGCTCTATTTGCCGGAGCTGAAACGTGTCCGGCAGATCAGCGCGGGAGCCAAGCACGAGAGCTTTGTCGGTACCGACTTCAGCTACGATGATCTCGCCATCATCAGCGAGATCACCGACTGGACCGACGCCGACGCGCGCACCAGCCTGCTGCGTGACGAGACCGTGGACGGTCACCTCTGCCACGTCCTCGAGTACACGCCCACGGGCAAAGACCTCAACTACAGCAAGATTCTCGACTGGGTCACGGCGGACGATCTGGTCACGTTGAAGTTCGAGATGTACGACAAGTCGGCCCGGCTGGAGAAAGTGCTGGCATTGAGTGACATCCGCAAGATCGGGGAGATCCCGACCGCCTTCCACATGGAGATGCAGAACACGCAGGGGGGCAGCCACACCGTGGTGGACTTCAGCGAGGTCAAGTACGACACGGCGCAGAGCGACGACCGGTTCACCCAGCGCGCCTTGGAGCACGGGCTGTGACGGTGTTGAAGGATGTCTTCGGCGCTCGGCTGACTTGAAACAACGCAGAGAGGCGGAAGATGAATCTCAGCGGCATCGCGGCGCTCTTGCGAACACCTCATTTATTGTATTGCGAATGAGAGACTACGACGGGCCGCAACCGGCGCGACCCTCGGCGAGGATGGCGTCGAGCTGGGCCAGAGCCGTTTGGCGATCCAGGCCGACGAGTATCCCCCGCATGCCGAGCGCCGTCGCGGCGGCAACGTTGCCCTCGAAGTCGTCGAGAAAGACGCAATGTTCCGGGGCGACATTCCCCAGACGCTCGAGTGCGAGCTGGTAGAACCGCGGATCGGGCTTGCGCCGCCCGACCTCGCTGGAGTCGACGACGACGTCGAAGAGCTCGTCAGCCGGCAGCAGCGCGCGCCACGCATCGCGAAACTCGGCGATGTTATTAGTCAGCAGGGC
This region of Candidatus Binatia bacterium genomic DNA includes:
- the hflX gene encoding GTPase HflX, whose translation is MLVGTIRAGDSLLSGEESLAELERLAGTAGVTVMAKALQTLRRIHPATFIGSGKVEEVRQLIEERGANVTMFDDALSPAQQRNLESALRVKVVDRSQLILDIFAQRAHSLAGKLQVELAQLQYLLPRLTRQWQHLSRLGGGVGTRGPGETQLEVDRRRVRERIAALRRRLGEVARTRRLHRESRAQVPYAMVALVGYTNSGKSTLMNRLTAAGVLVEDKLFATLDPTVRRLNLPSGAVALLIDTVGFINKLPHGFVDAFKSTLEEVRTADLLLHVVDASSEHAVEQTRVVEQVLGELGAGKTPRITVLNKIDVLPPGHRPFGSELASCPISARSGDGVAELLQAIDGALQAGRERLHIRIPATRGDLVARLHQGGTVLREEYEDGQVEVTALVPPKLAGQVRKAVGRQQLTAGGQMGQSLPE
- a CDS encoding outer membrane lipoprotein-sorting protein, with amino-acid sequence MVRRLLLTALAMSVVSPACGEVTASQVVSQVRQLAQTTRKWGDREQRLKLRIVDRRGGERTRDLVIFMKKYPDDRNRTILFFESPPEVKGVGLLQWGDSHAKDEQWLYLPELKRVRQISAGAKHESFVGTDFSYDDLAIISEITDWTDADARTSLLRDETVDGHLCHVLEYTPTGKDLNYSKILDWVTADDLVTLKFEMYDKSARLEKVLALSDIRKIGEIPTAFHMEMQNTQGGSHTVVDFSEVKYDTAQSDDRFTQRALEHGL
- a CDS encoding CDP-alcohol phosphatidyltransferase family protein; amino-acid sequence: MLTLPNFLTLLRIIAIPVFLILVNDHHYAAGMVLFVAAGITDTIDGVIARLTDSKSALGATLDPLADKLLLISSFVVLTWVGVIPAWLMILVLTRDVVILTGYLAIYFVSTPMELNPTPVSKLNTFLEMTVIGFALLTLARPDIPMARVNLVTWYLTAATITISGVHYVYSGLLWYQRQGTVSVTEASKRGRETA